A single Curtobacterium sp. MCSS17_015 DNA region contains:
- a CDS encoding DUF3027 domain-containing protein → MTTDLTELARGALLEITPEATVGSPVGTVDEGDGVVSVLFANRMPGYPGWRWTVSIAQVEGDEPTVLEVELMPGDGSLLAPEWVPWSERLAEYRAAQDDEESDEDEDDFDDEADEDDDESDDDDESDDDSDDDDDSDDDESDDDDDEESDDDDDEESDDDEPVAPPARTRGRRRTRRVRPVDPDDDLDLDQLDAGETDPGFHRS, encoded by the coding sequence ATGACCACCGACCTCACCGAGCTCGCCCGCGGGGCACTGCTCGAGATCACCCCGGAAGCCACCGTCGGGAGCCCTGTCGGCACGGTGGACGAGGGCGACGGCGTCGTGTCCGTCCTCTTCGCCAACCGCATGCCGGGGTACCCGGGGTGGCGCTGGACCGTCAGCATCGCCCAGGTCGAGGGTGACGAGCCCACCGTGCTCGAGGTCGAACTGATGCCGGGTGACGGCTCGTTGCTCGCGCCGGAGTGGGTGCCGTGGTCGGAGCGACTGGCCGAGTACCGGGCCGCGCAGGACGACGAGGAGTCGGACGAGGACGAGGACGACTTCGACGACGAGGCGGACGAGGACGACGACGAGTCGGACGACGATGACGAGTCCGACGACGACTCGGACGACGACGACGACTCGGACGACGACGAGTCGGATGACGACGACGACGAGGAGTCGGATGACGACGACGACGAGGAGTCGGACGACGACGAGCCCGTCGCCCCGCCCGCCCGCACCCGTGGTCGTCGCCGCACCCGCCGCGTCCGTCCCGTCGACCCCGACGACGACCTGGACCTGGACCAGCTCGACGCCGGCGAGACCGATCCCGGCTTCCACCGGTCCTGA
- a CDS encoding DNA repair helicase XPB — protein sequence MNGPLIVQSDRTVLLEVAHPEAEDARHALAVFAELERAPEHVHTYRITRLGLWNARAAGHDAASMVDTLERFAKFPVPQSVTVDIEDTVSRYGRLVIRREEREDAPVIANSPSEELEQQPALVLTASDPALLAEVTRSKRIQPLLGERRSDTAVELQAWARGQVKQELVKIGWPAEDLAGYTPGQPHDIDLDTADWDLRPYQHDAVDSFFQQGSGVVVLPCGAGKTLVGAGAMATVKATTLILVTNTVSARQWRTELLKRTTLTEDEIGEYSGSVKEIRPVTIATYQILTARRKGAYTHLSLLDALDWGLVVYDEVHLLPAPVFKLTADLQARRRLGLTATLVREDGREGDVFSLIGPKRYDAPWKEIEAQGYISPAECYEVRIDLAHEDRLEYAASSDDERYRLAATSPAKTPVVRDLIEKHRGEQILVIGQYIDQLDELAASLDAAEITGATPVDERERLYQAFREGAIDVLVVSKVANFSVDLPDATVAIQVSGSFGSRQEEAQRLGRLLRPNKDGVPASFYTLVTRDTVDQDFAQNRQRFLAEQGYSYTILDADQVAPAAA from the coding sequence ATGAACGGACCGCTGATCGTGCAGAGTGACCGCACCGTCCTGCTCGAGGTCGCGCACCCCGAGGCAGAGGACGCCCGCCACGCGCTCGCGGTCTTCGCCGAGCTCGAGCGGGCGCCGGAGCACGTGCACACCTACCGCATCACGCGGCTCGGGCTGTGGAACGCGCGGGCTGCCGGACACGACGCCGCGTCCATGGTCGACACCCTCGAACGGTTCGCGAAGTTCCCGGTGCCGCAGAGCGTCACGGTCGACATCGAGGACACCGTCTCCCGCTACGGCCGTCTGGTGATCCGGCGCGAGGAGCGCGAGGACGCCCCGGTCATCGCGAACTCCCCGTCCGAGGAGCTCGAGCAGCAGCCCGCGCTCGTGCTGACCGCGTCGGACCCGGCGCTCCTCGCCGAGGTCACGCGGTCGAAGCGCATCCAGCCGCTCCTCGGCGAGCGCCGCTCGGACACCGCCGTCGAACTGCAGGCCTGGGCTCGCGGGCAGGTCAAGCAGGAGCTCGTGAAGATCGGCTGGCCCGCCGAGGACCTCGCCGGTTACACGCCCGGACAGCCGCACGACATCGACCTCGACACCGCGGACTGGGACCTCCGGCCGTACCAGCACGACGCCGTGGACAGCTTCTTCCAGCAGGGATCCGGGGTCGTCGTGCTGCCCTGTGGCGCCGGCAAGACCTTGGTCGGTGCCGGGGCGATGGCGACCGTCAAGGCGACGACGCTCATCCTCGTCACGAACACCGTCTCGGCGCGGCAGTGGCGGACCGAGCTGCTCAAGCGCACCACCCTGACCGAGGACGAGATCGGCGAGTACTCCGGCAGTGTCAAGGAGATCCGGCCGGTCACGATCGCGACCTACCAGATCCTCACCGCCCGTCGGAAGGGCGCCTACACACACCTGTCCCTCCTCGACGCCCTCGACTGGGGGCTCGTGGTCTACGACGAGGTGCACCTGCTCCCCGCGCCGGTGTTCAAGCTGACCGCCGACCTGCAGGCGCGGCGGCGGCTCGGGCTGACGGCGACACTCGTGCGCGAGGACGGGCGCGAGGGTGACGTCTTCTCCCTGATCGGGCCGAAGCGCTACGACGCGCCGTGGAAGGAGATCGAGGCGCAGGGCTACATCTCCCCCGCCGAGTGCTACGAGGTCCGGATCGACCTCGCGCACGAGGACCGGTTGGAGTACGCGGCCTCGAGCGACGACGAGCGGTACCGGCTCGCGGCGACCTCGCCGGCCAAGACGCCGGTGGTGCGGGACCTGATCGAGAAACACCGGGGTGAGCAGATCCTCGTCATCGGGCAGTACATCGACCAGCTTGACGAGCTCGCGGCATCCCTCGACGCCGCCGAGATCACGGGCGCGACGCCCGTCGACGAGCGGGAGCGGCTGTACCAGGCGTTCCGCGAGGGCGCGATCGACGTGCTCGTCGTGTCCAAGGTCGCGAACTTCTCCGTCGACCTGCCGGACGCGACCGTGGCGATCCAGGTGTCGGGCTCGTTCGGGTCCCGGCAGGAAGAAGCGCAGCGGCTCGGCCGACTCCTCCGGCCGAACAAGGACGGCGTCCCGGCGTCGTTCTACACCTTGGTCACGCGCGACACCGTGGACCAGGACTTCGCACAGAACCGGCAGCGCTTCCTCGCGGAACAGGGGTACTCGTACACGATCCTCGACGCCGACCAGGTGGCACCGGCCGCCGCGTAG
- a CDS encoding multidrug ABC transporter ATPase — protein sequence MAKPTRSTGAPRTAAEPPATFNRTERTLAFMVGGIVLLILACFIVMITGWLTLQQIPGDGIWPVALGVVYFGPPVAFVLMLTLLVVTWTRKARQHRTEAR from the coding sequence ATGGCCAAGCCGACCCGATCCACCGGGGCCCCCCGCACTGCTGCGGAACCCCCGGCGACGTTCAATCGTACCGAACGCACGCTCGCGTTCATGGTCGGTGGGATCGTCCTCCTCATCCTGGCGTGCTTCATCGTCATGATCACCGGGTGGTTGACGCTGCAGCAGATCCCGGGGGACGGCATCTGGCCGGTCGCCCTGGGGGTCGTCTACTTCGGTCCGCCGGTCGCGTTCGTCCTCATGCTGACGCTCCTGGTCGTCACCTGGACGCGCAAGGCGCGGCAGCACCGCACAGAGGCTCGCTGA
- a CDS encoding metal-dependent transcriptional regulator, with amino-acid sequence MTDLVDTTEMYLRTILDLEEEGIVPLRARISERLGHSGPTVSQTIARMERDGLVVVSGDRHLELTDTGRSRATHVMRKHRLAERLLADVIGLDWAFVHDEACRWEHVMSEQVEVRLLEMLGNPTESPYGNPIPGLAEIGGPTAPGFLDGVRNIVAATDDTDAVATGVIRRLGEPVQFEPELLHQLRAAGVMPGRTASVQRAGAYVSVRVDGEDAGIELPTEVAQHVYISTD; translated from the coding sequence GTGACCGATCTCGTCGACACCACGGAGATGTACCTCCGCACCATCCTCGACCTCGAAGAAGAGGGCATCGTCCCGCTGCGCGCCCGGATCTCGGAGCGCCTCGGGCACTCGGGCCCCACGGTCTCGCAGACGATCGCCCGCATGGAGCGCGACGGCCTCGTCGTCGTCTCGGGCGACCGGCACCTGGAACTCACCGACACCGGTCGGTCCCGCGCCACGCACGTGATGCGCAAGCACCGTCTGGCCGAGCGGTTGCTCGCCGACGTGATCGGTCTCGACTGGGCCTTCGTCCACGACGAGGCCTGTCGGTGGGAGCACGTGATGAGCGAGCAGGTGGAGGTCCGCCTGCTCGAGATGCTCGGGAACCCGACGGAGTCCCCGTACGGCAACCCGATCCCGGGCCTGGCGGAGATCGGCGGTCCCACCGCTCCGGGCTTCCTGGACGGCGTGCGGAACATCGTGGCGGCCACCGACGACACCGACGCCGTCGCGACCGGCGTCATCCGGCGCCTGGGTGAGCCGGTGCAGTTCGAACCGGAGCTCCTGCACCAGCTCCGCGCCGCCGGGGTCATGCCCGGGCGGACGGCGAGCGTGCAGCGTGCGGGCGCCTACGTGTCGGTCCGCGTCGACGGCGAGGACGCCGGGATCGAACTGCCGACCGAGGTCGCGCAGCACGTCTACATCAGCACCGACTGA
- a CDS encoding helicase-associated domain-containing protein → MTTTTDLAARLRELPDDALERLVLARALPAAALGESGPQHIADFFDLAEALRTDDAVDAAIERLPRRTLVALRDGGSPEDLAPAVALGLVAEDGAVDDAVAARLAARPGLVPDGPGGPAPARPAPATPQDPGDGADDARTRAAGAEHAFETLTVLAELLHAADAGAVREVAKGGIGAPLARQLAERTGADAAVVPDRLALLDRVGAAHPEDGSWKVSERGRAWLRSSWPDRWASLVHDWRRALAPAVVEVLDLAEDDLTDLVATGRWAYPAGSRWLDAALLDAAGTARVLGLAVDGRLTSTGCALLGDDPDAARAAADADLPGTVDGVYLQPDLTVIAPGPLSPVDDDDLRAVADLEAPGLAARYRVSEDSIRRALRAGRTRDEVLALFTRLGATDVPQPLTYLVDQVATRDGSVVVGRGEGDLGSVVHGTPEQLDLIGVDAELRQLAWERPDLTTLVTKYPPHVVASALEDQRYPAVLAADARPEARSGPPVRRRTPSRSPGQAAHALVQRLRLTTERGDAEPEQEWMARQIDMAVRGRTPVRVTVRMPDGSERPFSIVPTSVAAGRVRGKDTAVDVERTLPLSLVVAIESDA, encoded by the coding sequence ATGACGACCACGACGGACCTCGCCGCACGCCTGCGCGAGCTCCCCGACGACGCGCTCGAGCGACTCGTGCTCGCGCGCGCCCTGCCCGCCGCCGCGCTCGGCGAATCCGGTCCGCAGCACATCGCGGACTTCTTCGACCTCGCTGAGGCGCTCCGCACCGACGACGCCGTGGACGCCGCCATCGAGCGGCTCCCCCGGCGCACGCTCGTCGCGCTGCGTGACGGCGGCTCCCCCGAGGACCTCGCTCCGGCCGTCGCACTCGGTCTGGTCGCCGAGGACGGCGCCGTGGACGACGCGGTCGCGGCCCGGTTGGCGGCCCGGCCCGGCCTGGTGCCGGACGGCCCGGGAGGCCCGGCGCCAGCCCGCCCCGCACCCGCCACCCCGCAGGACCCCGGAGACGGCGCGGACGACGCCCGCACTCGCGCCGCCGGGGCCGAGCACGCCTTCGAGACGCTCACCGTGCTCGCGGAACTCCTCCACGCGGCCGACGCCGGCGCCGTCCGGGAGGTCGCGAAGGGCGGGATCGGGGCGCCGCTCGCCAGACAACTCGCCGAACGCACGGGAGCGGACGCCGCCGTGGTGCCGGACCGCCTCGCGCTGCTCGACCGCGTCGGCGCCGCGCACCCGGAGGACGGCTCCTGGAAGGTGTCGGAACGCGGGCGGGCCTGGCTCCGGTCGTCGTGGCCCGATCGCTGGGCCTCGCTCGTGCACGACTGGCGGCGTGCCCTCGCCCCCGCCGTGGTCGAGGTCCTCGACCTCGCGGAGGACGACCTCACCGACCTGGTGGCGACGGGCCGTTGGGCGTACCCGGCCGGGTCGCGCTGGCTCGACGCCGCGCTGCTGGACGCGGCGGGCACGGCCAGGGTCCTCGGGCTCGCGGTCGACGGACGCCTGACCTCCACCGGCTGTGCCCTGCTCGGGGACGACCCCGACGCAGCCCGGGCCGCCGCCGATGCCGATCTGCCCGGGACGGTCGACGGCGTGTACCTCCAGCCGGACCTCACCGTCATCGCACCGGGCCCGCTCTCGCCGGTCGACGACGACGACCTCCGCGCCGTCGCCGACCTCGAGGCGCCGGGACTCGCGGCGCGGTACCGGGTGTCCGAGGACTCGATCCGCCGGGCGCTGCGTGCCGGCCGCACCCGGGACGAGGTCCTGGCGCTCTTCACCCGACTCGGCGCCACCGACGTCCCGCAGCCCCTCACCTACCTCGTCGACCAGGTCGCCACGCGGGACGGCAGCGTCGTCGTCGGCCGCGGCGAGGGCGACCTCGGCTCGGTGGTGCACGGGACCCCCGAGCAACTCGACCTCATCGGGGTGGACGCCGAGCTCCGCCAACTGGCGTGGGAGCGGCCCGACCTCACCACCCTCGTGACGAAGTACCCGCCGCACGTCGTGGCGAGCGCCCTCGAGGACCAGCGCTACCCGGCCGTGCTCGCAGCCGACGCCCGCCCCGAGGCGCGATCCGGGCCTCCCGTCCGACGGCGCACGCCGAGCCGTTCGCCCGGACAGGCGGCCCACGCGCTCGTGCAGCGCCTGCGTCTGACGACGGAGCGTGGCGACGCGGAGCCGGAGCAGGAGTGGATGGCCCGGCAGATCGACATGGCGGTGCGCGGACGGACGCCGGTCCGGGTGACGGTCCGGATGCCGGACGGGTCGGAGCGGCCGTTCTCGATCGTCCCGACCTCGGTCGCCGCCGGTCGGGTGCGTGGGAAGGACACCGCGGTGGACGTCGAGCGGACCCTCCCGCTGTCACTCGTCGTCGCGATCGAGAGCGATGCCTGA
- a CDS encoding C40 family peptidase, which produces MTHTGTAADDSTTANPTTSGDATAAPLTRRAVREAAERATRRPLARTASTPARTTAARPTAARTGSALGVTRTAATRSAAAPTTSSRKRKFMAPVVLAVAAGMFGTMAVPAAFASTQPATTSDVAAPTAVQAQAQEFDVSAAAGVGDTSRDGFGATSTATLEAQAAAKSAAEHAEQVEAARAAKAAEFAYDGKTAEDYLADASEAAATTASASDAAATSAAPAAGTPFSLPAVVATAKQYIGTPYVFGGATPAGFDCSGYVMYVYAQHGISLAHSVTLQDQAGTTIPESEAQPGDVVVFNDGSHDGFYMGNGMIMDAPKPGGSVSIRPIWSSSYHIVRLGI; this is translated from the coding sequence TTGACCCACACCGGTACCGCCGCGGACGACTCGACGACCGCGAACCCGACGACCTCCGGTGACGCCACCGCAGCTCCCCTGACCCGCAGGGCAGTACGCGAAGCAGCCGAGCGTGCCACGCGCCGACCGCTCGCCCGAACGGCGTCCACCCCCGCCCGCACGACCGCGGCCCGCCCGACGGCGGCCCGCACCGGCAGCGCCCTCGGTGTCACCCGCACCGCCGCCACCCGCTCGGCAGCAGCGCCGACGACCTCCTCGCGCAAGCGGAAGTTCATGGCGCCCGTCGTGCTCGCGGTCGCCGCCGGCATGTTCGGCACGATGGCCGTCCCCGCCGCCTTCGCGAGCACTCAGCCGGCCACCACGTCCGACGTCGCCGCCCCCACCGCCGTGCAGGCGCAGGCGCAGGAGTTCGACGTGTCGGCCGCCGCCGGCGTCGGTGACACCTCGCGCGACGGCTTCGGCGCCACCTCGACCGCGACCCTCGAAGCGCAGGCCGCGGCGAAGTCCGCTGCCGAGCATGCCGAGCAGGTCGAGGCCGCCCGCGCCGCGAAGGCCGCCGAGTTCGCCTACGACGGCAAGACGGCCGAGGACTACCTCGCCGACGCCTCCGAGGCCGCCGCGACGACCGCCTCTGCCTCCGACGCCGCCGCGACCAGTGCGGCTCCCGCCGCCGGTACCCCGTTCTCGCTGCCGGCCGTCGTCGCCACCGCGAAGCAGTACATCGGCACCCCGTACGTGTTCGGTGGTGCCACCCCTGCCGGCTTCGACTGCTCGGGCTACGTCATGTACGTCTACGCGCAGCACGGCATCAGCCTGGCCCACTCGGTCACCCTGCAGGACCAGGCCGGCACCACGATCCCCGAGTCAGAAGCGCAGCCCGGCGACGTCGTCGTGTTCAACGACGGTTCGCACGACGGCTTCTACATGGGCAACGGCATGATCATGGACGCCCCGAAGCCCGGTGGTTCCGTGTCGATCCGACCGATCTGGTCGAGCAGCTACCACATCGTCCGTCTCGGGATCTGA
- the serC gene encoding phosphoserine transaminase — translation MADIVIPADLLPTDGRFGCGPSKIRGAQLETLVTRGATVLGTSHRQKPVKDLVGSVRQGLADLFQVPDGYEVVLGNGGSTAFWDAAAFGLIERRAENLSFGEFGSKFAKAAAAPWLEAPHVVEAPGGSRAELEIVEGVDVYAYPHNETSTGVMAPVVRAAGDPGALTVVDATSAAGGAAFDVDQTDVYYFAPQKNFASDGGLWLALFSPAAIERVERIAASDRYIPEFLSLKNAVDNSRLDQTLNTPAITTLLLLDDQVRWMNQSGGLAWADGRTKTSSSTLYDWAEASDYATPFVTDPAHRSQVVVTIDLDDSIDAKALAATLRQNGIVDTEPYRKLGRNQLRVATFTAIDPDDVTKLTRAIDHVVAALAS, via the coding sequence ATGGCAGACATCGTCATCCCAGCCGACCTCCTCCCCACCGACGGCCGCTTCGGATGTGGTCCGTCGAAGATCCGCGGAGCGCAGCTCGAGACCCTCGTCACCCGCGGAGCGACCGTCCTCGGGACCTCGCACCGTCAGAAGCCCGTCAAGGACCTCGTCGGGTCCGTCCGGCAGGGCCTCGCCGACCTCTTCCAGGTGCCGGACGGGTACGAGGTCGTCCTCGGCAACGGCGGGTCGACCGCGTTCTGGGACGCCGCCGCCTTCGGTCTCATCGAGCGCCGGGCGGAGAACCTCTCCTTCGGTGAGTTCGGGTCGAAGTTCGCCAAGGCCGCCGCCGCCCCGTGGCTCGAGGCACCGCACGTCGTGGAGGCCCCGGGCGGGTCACGCGCCGAGCTCGAGATCGTCGAGGGCGTGGACGTCTACGCGTACCCGCACAACGAGACCTCGACCGGCGTCATGGCCCCGGTCGTCCGGGCCGCGGGCGACCCCGGCGCGCTGACCGTCGTCGATGCCACGAGCGCTGCCGGTGGTGCCGCGTTCGACGTCGACCAGACCGACGTCTACTACTTCGCCCCGCAGAAGAACTTCGCCTCGGACGGCGGGCTCTGGCTCGCGCTGTTCTCCCCCGCGGCGATCGAGCGTGTCGAGCGGATCGCCGCGTCCGACCGCTACATCCCGGAGTTCCTGTCGCTGAAGAACGCCGTGGACAACTCCCGGTTGGACCAGACGCTCAACACCCCGGCGATCACGACCCTGCTGCTCCTCGACGACCAGGTGCGGTGGATGAACCAGTCCGGCGGTCTGGCGTGGGCCGACGGCCGCACGAAGACGTCGTCCTCGACGCTCTACGACTGGGCCGAGGCCTCCGACTACGCGACGCCGTTCGTCACCGACCCGGCGCACCGGTCCCAGGTCGTCGTGACGATCGACCTCGACGACTCGATCGACGCCAAGGCCCTGGCCGCGACGCTCCGCCAGAACGGGATCGTCGACACCGAGCCCTACCGGAAGCTCGGCCGCAACCAGCTCCGCGTCGCGACCTTCACGGCGATCGACCCTGACGACGTCACCAAGCTCACGCGGGCGATCGACCACGTGGTGGCTGCTCTGGCGAGCTGA
- a CDS encoding HAMP domain-containing sensor histidine kinase has protein sequence MHERMSNWWDGISLRTKITGITVLLVALGLLVAGLGTMTVLSTYLNLQLDTQVKTTSSQLEGQNVSDGEQYCKLSVVLEKSSYVAAYDGDGEQICDTQSSSQPDITRVDFTAAATAVHPFSLYDKQHSHEWRAQVIPANLQNLSTGATETGYVLVAVSSADTDQTILRFTVIFLFFGIAVILLGAMLTRLLVTATFDPLRNVEDTAARFAAGDFNQRLDADTPNTEVGRLNRSLNAMLERIDDAFEDRQRTIDQMRRFVGDASHELRTPLVSLRGYAELYRMGALRKEEDVAQAMERIEKEAQRMGLLVQDLLQLARIDESKPLELGPVDLVAIARDSALDTMASNPDREIQVLVEDALTGENVPQAVRPASAFGAAADGDRAPAAPASPSLNTTGPIAFSRQTIARLRARRSRAMNVDTKNPTDETTPLPTIVLPKRPPIVLAEENKIRQVITNLMGNAMRFTEHDDPIEIGIGVDDDRGMAHIDVIDHGEGIPPQLRDKIFQRFWRADTSRARDTGGSGLGLAIVSGIVHAHNGSVEVFDTPGGGATFRVWLPLLPRESAPAAPVLS, from the coding sequence ATGCACGAGCGAATGAGCAACTGGTGGGACGGGATCTCCCTCCGCACCAAGATCACCGGGATCACCGTCCTCCTGGTCGCACTCGGTCTGCTCGTCGCCGGGCTCGGGACCATGACGGTCCTGAGCACCTACCTCAACCTGCAGCTCGACACCCAGGTGAAGACGACGAGTTCGCAACTCGAGGGGCAGAACGTCAGCGACGGCGAGCAGTACTGCAAGCTGTCCGTCGTCCTCGAGAAGAGCTCCTACGTCGCTGCCTACGACGGAGACGGTGAGCAGATCTGCGACACCCAGTCCTCGTCGCAGCCGGACATCACCCGCGTCGACTTCACTGCCGCGGCGACCGCCGTGCACCCGTTCAGCCTGTACGACAAGCAGCACAGCCACGAATGGCGCGCCCAGGTCATCCCGGCGAACCTGCAGAACCTCTCGACGGGCGCGACCGAGACCGGGTACGTCCTCGTCGCCGTGTCGAGCGCGGACACCGATCAGACCATCCTGCGCTTCACCGTCATCTTCCTGTTCTTCGGCATCGCGGTGATCCTGCTCGGCGCGATGCTCACGCGCCTCCTCGTCACGGCCACGTTCGACCCGCTGCGCAACGTCGAGGACACGGCCGCGCGGTTCGCCGCCGGTGACTTCAACCAGCGACTCGACGCCGACACCCCGAACACCGAGGTCGGCCGCCTCAACCGCTCCCTCAACGCGATGCTCGAGCGGATCGACGACGCGTTCGAGGACCGTCAGCGCACCATCGACCAGATGCGCCGCTTCGTCGGTGACGCCTCCCACGAGCTCCGGACCCCGCTCGTCTCCCTCCGCGGGTACGCCGAGCTCTACCGGATGGGAGCGCTCCGCAAGGAAGAAGACGTCGCCCAGGCGATGGAACGCATCGAGAAGGAGGCCCAGCGCATGGGCCTGCTCGTGCAGGACCTCCTGCAGCTCGCGCGCATCGACGAGTCGAAGCCGCTCGAGCTCGGGCCGGTCGACCTCGTCGCCATCGCCCGCGACTCCGCCCTCGACACGATGGCGTCGAACCCGGACCGCGAGATCCAGGTGCTCGTCGAGGACGCCCTGACCGGTGAGAACGTGCCGCAGGCCGTGCGCCCGGCCAGCGCCTTCGGTGCCGCTGCCGACGGCGACCGTGCCCCCGCCGCGCCGGCGTCGCCCTCGCTCAACACCACCGGGCCGATCGCGTTCTCACGCCAGACCATCGCACGCCTGCGTGCCCGTCGGTCCCGGGCGATGAACGTCGACACGAAGAACCCGACGGACGAGACGACCCCGCTGCCGACGATCGTGCTGCCGAAGCGCCCACCGATCGTCCTGGCCGAGGAGAACAAGATCCGTCAGGTCATCACGAACCTGATGGGCAACGCGATGCGGTTCACCGAGCACGACGACCCCATCGAGATCGGCATCGGGGTGGATGACGACCGCGGCATGGCGCACATCGACGTGATCGACCACGGCGAGGGCATCCCGCCCCAGCTGCGCGACAAGATCTTCCAGCGCTTCTGGCGCGCGGACACCTCTCGTGCGCGGGACACCGGCGGATCGGGCCTCGGGCTCGCGATCGTGTCGGGCATCGTGCACGCGCACAACGGGTCGGTGGAGGTGTTCGACACCCCCGGTGGTGGTGCGACGTTCCGCGTGTGGCTGCCGCTCCTGCCCCGCGAGTCCGCCCCCGCCGCGCCCGTCCTGTCCTGA
- a CDS encoding HNH endonuclease, translated as MRTLVLNAGYEPLAVISFRRALVLVMNQKASVVAADTLHPVTGAAVSYDRPSVIILTRYVRIPQSRLIPVSRRGVLRRDANRCAYCGRNATTIDHVQPKSRGGRDSWENLVACCLACNNVKGDRTPREMGWTLRFPPKAPHGSAWVVRGIERPQPDWDEYLVAA; from the coding sequence ATGCGCACTCTCGTCCTCAACGCCGGTTACGAGCCCCTCGCGGTGATCTCGTTCCGTCGAGCCCTGGTCCTCGTCATGAACCAGAAGGCCTCCGTCGTCGCCGCCGACACCCTGCACCCCGTCACCGGTGCCGCCGTCAGCTACGACCGTCCGTCCGTCATCATCCTGACCCGGTACGTGCGCATCCCGCAGTCCCGGCTGATCCCGGTGTCCCGGCGCGGTGTGCTCCGCCGGGACGCCAACCGGTGCGCCTACTGCGGCCGGAACGCCACGACGATCGACCACGTGCAGCCGAAGTCCCGCGGCGGCCGCGACTCGTGGGAGAACCTCGTCGCCTGCTGCCTGGCCTGCAACAACGTCAAGGGTGATCGCACTCCGCGTGAGATGGGGTGGACGCTGCGCTTCCCGCCGAAGGCCCCGCACGGTTCGGCGTGGGTCGTGCGCGGCATCGAGCGGCCGCAGCCGGACTGGGACGAGTACCTGGTCGCCGCGTAG
- a CDS encoding cold shock domain-containing protein, translated as MPTGKVKFYDDQKGFGFISGDDGDQVFLHASSLPDGVTTVKAGTKLEYGVVQGKKGSQALTVRILEAQPSLAKMTRRSADDMAVIVEDLVKELDRISGDLKRGRYPKNGERIATILRHVADQLDA; from the coding sequence ATGCCCACCGGCAAGGTCAAGTTCTACGACGACCAGAAGGGCTTCGGTTTCATCTCCGGAGACGACGGCGACCAGGTCTTCCTGCACGCCTCCTCCCTGCCCGACGGTGTGACCACGGTGAAGGCCGGCACCAAGCTCGAGTACGGGGTGGTGCAGGGCAAGAAGGGATCGCAGGCGTTGACCGTCCGGATCCTCGAGGCGCAGCCCTCACTCGCCAAGATGACCCGCCGCTCGGCCGACGACATGGCCGTGATCGTCGAGGACCTCGTGAAGGAACTCGACCGCATCAGCGGCGACCTCAAGCGAGGCCGCTACCCGAAGAACGGTGAGCGGATCGCCACCATCCTGCGACACGTCGCCGACCAGTTGGACGCGTGA
- a CDS encoding response regulator transcription factor: protein MTDGPKILIVDDEPNIRDLLTTSLRFAGFAVRAVGNGAQAISAVLEEEPDLIILDVMLPDMNGFGVTKRLRSSGYTSPILFLTAKDDTEDKITGLTVGGDDYVTKPFSLDEIVARIKAILRRTMNDEEDAIIRAGELTMDQDTHEVTIGDAQIELSPTEFKLLRYLMLNPNRVLSKAQILDHVWEYDFNGDAGIVESYISYLRRKLDQYSAEPIIQTKRGFGYMLKATKAS from the coding sequence ATGACCGACGGACCCAAGATCCTCATCGTCGACGACGAGCCGAACATCCGCGATCTCCTCACGACCTCGCTGCGCTTCGCCGGATTCGCGGTGCGGGCGGTCGGGAACGGTGCACAGGCGATCTCCGCCGTGCTCGAAGAGGAGCCGGACCTCATCATCCTCGACGTCATGCTCCCCGACATGAACGGGTTCGGCGTCACCAAGCGCCTCCGTTCCTCGGGCTACACCTCGCCGATCCTCTTCCTGACGGCGAAGGACGACACCGAGGACAAGATCACCGGGCTCACGGTCGGTGGAGACGACTACGTCACCAAGCCGTTCTCGCTGGACGAGATCGTCGCCCGCATCAAGGCGATCCTCCGTCGCACGATGAACGACGAAGAGGACGCGATCATCCGCGCCGGCGAACTCACGATGGACCAGGACACGCACGAGGTCACCATCGGCGACGCGCAGATCGAGCTCTCCCCCACCGAGTTCAAGTTGCTCCGCTACCTCATGCTCAACCCCAACCGGGTGCTGTCGAAGGCGCAGATCCTCGACCACGTCTGGGAGTACGACTTCAACGGCGACGCCGGCATCGTGGAGTCCTACATCTCCTACCTGCGTCGGAAGCTCGACCAGTACTCGGCCGAGCCGATCATCCAGACCAAGCGCGGCTTCGGCTACATGCTCAAGGCGACCAAGGCCTCCTGA